The following proteins come from a genomic window of Edaphobacter sp. 4G125:
- a CDS encoding Gfo/Idh/MocA family protein, whose amino-acid sequence MTATIRFAILGFGLHAVRRLLPAFAQSEKTRLVGMWRRDQNAAQKNCAEYSIPYCFASAEELCASPEVDAVFITSPDAMHYADTLMVIRSGKAVLCEKPVAMNAAQAREMAEAAKQAGILYGVAQNFRYNRSLAWMREQIQMGKIGQPQFARAEFDYPADRAPRKWIKDPNLACGGPIGDVGVHCIDALRYILGQDVESVSTLATKSATEDQVEATAMLQMQMTGGVLASVAVSARTPYRTLVEITGSDGVLIAENGLTVDRPIEIVLRRAGETVETMTISNSDAYSRMLDSFAGAMRGSEPFAATGEDAVHNMLALDAAFRSWKTGQREFL is encoded by the coding sequence ATGACTGCAACGATTCGTTTTGCAATCCTTGGCTTTGGGTTGCATGCCGTCCGCAGGCTACTTCCTGCATTTGCTCAGTCGGAGAAGACGCGCCTGGTCGGGATGTGGCGGCGCGATCAGAATGCAGCCCAGAAGAACTGCGCGGAATACAGCATTCCGTACTGCTTTGCCTCGGCGGAGGAGCTTTGTGCTTCGCCTGAAGTCGATGCGGTCTTTATTACCTCTCCGGATGCGATGCACTATGCGGATACGTTGATGGTGATTCGTTCCGGCAAAGCCGTACTGTGCGAAAAGCCTGTTGCGATGAACGCGGCTCAAGCTCGCGAAATGGCCGAGGCCGCAAAGCAGGCTGGCATCCTCTATGGAGTCGCGCAGAACTTTCGCTACAACCGCAGCCTAGCCTGGATGCGTGAGCAGATCCAGATGGGGAAGATCGGTCAGCCGCAATTCGCACGCGCCGAGTTCGATTATCCTGCCGACCGTGCTCCTCGCAAGTGGATCAAGGACCCAAACCTCGCTTGCGGAGGGCCTATCGGCGATGTTGGCGTGCATTGCATCGATGCTCTCCGTTATATCCTGGGCCAGGACGTAGAGAGTGTAAGCACGTTGGCAACGAAATCTGCTACGGAAGACCAGGTGGAAGCAACAGCCATGTTGCAGATGCAGATGACTGGAGGTGTGCTGGCCAGTGTTGCCGTTAGCGCGCGAACTCCTTATCGCACCCTGGTTGAGATTACTGGAAGCGATGGTGTGCTGATCGCAGAGAATGGGCTTACAGTCGACCGACCCATCGAGATCGTATTGCGTCGGGCGGGTGAGACGGTAGAAACCATGACGATCTCCAACTCCGATGCGTACTCCCGTATGCTCGATAGCTTCGCGGGAGCAATGCGGGGAAGCGAACCTTTTGCTGCAACGGGAGAGGACGCCGTACACAATATGTTGGCTCTCGATGCCGCCTTCCGTAGCTGGAAGACCGGTCAGCGCGAGTTTCTATAG
- the bamA gene encoding outer membrane protein assembly factor BamA, translated as MSRPVCTRSSCSRIAYAVSRAALAVLSIASVVAVVPSARAQAVGSEAQTLCQPQVVGNRRIPKESVLARLFSHQGDLYDPQVVERDFNSLWNTGYFDDVRIERVNSEKCVQLVIYVREKPTIREINYKGINAVSQSDIMDALKKAKVGLSVESQYDPTKIKRAEVVLKELLAAHGHQFATIRTEVKTIPPAAVSLTFSVKEGPTVKVGKIQFDGNNNVSDRTLRNAMKNLKPIGVPHSIILENLFARTFDATKLDEDTERVRQAYRDRGYFKALTSEPSTHVRDAGGLNPFTLRPSKGKRVDILMPVEEGERYRLGGITFKGNKNYPNTKALRAQFAEKDGEWFNATMFGKGLDQLRKAYGQGGYINMVASPVPRIDEAKKLIYLDIDIDEGKPFYVSRIEFQGNSITRDKVIRRELLLEEGQVYNSQLWEMSIMRLNQLNYFETLKVDQDSESRQNTDDSTVDLLLKLKEKGKNSIGLNGGLSGLSGSFIGLNYETNNFLGLGETLSVQANIGDLQRNLSFGFTEPYFRNKPISLGIQVFTSKYDFNPAKGYSIANNLSQNLTTAQQSLLTNYNQSQTGMTVSVSQPLRHLFARSGVTRVGVSYALSRSSVTTFNDNTRNVFQTLAFRSGVQGQNQLSGIISSVITPSFTFSSLDRAVGPHSGKDLNAAFAIAGAGGNVKYIQPVVAWRQYFPMHNLKVSRDGHNVLGYRIQASHIAGFGGEVAPPQNRIYSGGEMDVRGFDVRSTSPYTFIPTKIMFNLTNPDGTVVPRDPSNPALGNVQIPLPIYRLVSIGGDTSVTANVEYRIPIINQVTFAFFTDFNMTFDVWPNQLRQSIAGQQEMSSPMYGCPTVVNGACFGGKQVSFPNPLRVVPGTNYVPRMSNGAELQVILPIVNAPFRIFYAYNSLRLYKDVPQALATDPATFRSFFPDSGAGQFSYLQALQYYGADYTLREPRKTFRLTVSTTF; from the coding sequence ATGTCCAGGCCTGTGTGCACGCGCTCCAGCTGCTCCCGCATCGCTTACGCCGTGTCCCGTGCCGCTTTGGCGGTGTTGTCGATCGCCTCTGTGGTTGCCGTGGTTCCGTCGGCAAGGGCGCAGGCGGTCGGTTCTGAAGCCCAGACGCTCTGCCAGCCGCAGGTCGTCGGCAACCGCAGAATTCCGAAAGAGTCTGTGTTGGCGCGTCTATTCTCGCACCAGGGAGATCTGTACGATCCCCAGGTCGTTGAGCGCGACTTCAACTCTCTCTGGAATACCGGCTACTTCGATGACGTTCGCATTGAGCGGGTTAATAGTGAGAAATGCGTTCAGTTGGTGATCTATGTCCGCGAGAAGCCCACGATCCGAGAGATTAACTACAAGGGCATAAACGCCGTCTCGCAGTCCGATATTATGGACGCCCTCAAGAAGGCCAAGGTCGGTCTTTCGGTGGAGAGTCAGTATGATCCCACCAAGATCAAGCGGGCCGAGGTCGTCCTGAAAGAGCTGCTGGCTGCGCACGGCCACCAGTTTGCGACCATCCGGACCGAGGTCAAGACGATTCCTCCGGCGGCGGTGTCGCTGACCTTCTCGGTGAAGGAAGGTCCGACGGTAAAGGTCGGCAAGATTCAGTTTGACGGAAATAACAATGTCTCCGATCGCACTCTGCGGAATGCGATGAAGAACCTCAAACCGATCGGAGTTCCGCACTCGATCATCCTGGAGAATCTTTTTGCTCGTACCTTCGATGCCACTAAGTTAGATGAGGATACGGAGCGCGTCCGTCAGGCATATCGTGATCGAGGCTACTTCAAAGCATTGACCAGTGAGCCCAGCACGCATGTTCGCGATGCAGGTGGCCTGAATCCATTCACGCTGCGTCCTTCCAAGGGCAAGCGTGTCGATATCCTGATGCCGGTAGAAGAAGGCGAACGGTATCGGCTGGGTGGCATCACCTTCAAGGGCAATAAGAACTACCCGAATACCAAGGCGCTGCGCGCACAATTTGCCGAGAAGGATGGCGAGTGGTTCAACGCGACCATGTTCGGCAAAGGGCTGGATCAGTTGCGCAAGGCCTATGGTCAGGGTGGATATATCAACATGGTCGCAAGCCCCGTCCCACGGATCGACGAGGCAAAGAAGCTGATCTATCTTGATATCGACATCGACGAGGGTAAGCCATTCTATGTTTCCCGGATCGAGTTCCAGGGCAACAGTATTACCCGTGACAAAGTTATTCGCCGCGAGCTTCTTCTGGAAGAAGGACAGGTTTACAACTCCCAGCTCTGGGAGATGTCGATCATGCGTCTGAACCAGCTGAACTACTTCGAGACGCTCAAGGTGGATCAGGACTCCGAGAGTCGTCAGAACACGGACGATTCCACCGTCGACCTGCTGCTGAAGCTTAAGGAGAAGGGAAAGAACTCCATCGGTCTGAACGGAGGTCTCAGCGGTCTCTCCGGCTCCTTCATTGGCCTCAACTACGAGACCAACAACTTCCTCGGTCTGGGTGAGACGCTCTCGGTGCAGGCCAATATCGGCGACCTGCAGCGCAACCTGAGCTTCGGGTTTACCGAACCTTACTTCCGCAACAAGCCGATCTCGCTCGGTATCCAGGTTTTTACCAGCAAGTACGACTTCAATCCGGCGAAGGGGTATTCCATTGCGAATAACCTTAGCCAGAATCTGACGACTGCACAGCAGTCGTTGTTGACGAACTATAACCAGTCCCAGACAGGTATGACCGTCTCGGTCAGCCAGCCGTTGCGTCACCTTTTCGCCCGTTCCGGTGTAACTCGCGTTGGTGTCTCGTATGCGCTCTCGCGTTCTTCGGTTACCACGTTCAACGACAATACGCGCAACGTCTTCCAGACGCTGGCGTTTCGTTCCGGCGTTCAGGGGCAGAACCAGCTGAGTGGCATCATTAGTTCCGTCATCACTCCCAGCTTTACGTTCTCCAGTCTGGACCGCGCTGTGGGGCCGCACTCCGGTAAGGACCTCAATGCGGCTTTTGCGATTGCGGGTGCCGGTGGAAACGTGAAGTATATCCAGCCGGTCGTGGCTTGGCGTCAGTACTTCCCGATGCACAATCTCAAGGTGAGTCGTGACGGACACAACGTTCTGGGATATCGTATCCAGGCATCGCATATTGCGGGCTTCGGTGGAGAGGTTGCGCCCCCGCAGAACCGTATCTACTCCGGCGGCGAAATGGACGTCCGCGGGTTCGATGTCCGCTCCACCTCGCCGTACACGTTTATTCCGACGAAGATCATGTTCAACCTGACGAATCCCGATGGCACAGTAGTTCCTCGCGATCCGTCCAATCCGGCCCTCGGAAATGTGCAGATCCCGCTGCCCATCTATCGTCTGGTTTCTATCGGTGGCGACACCAGCGTGACCGCGAACGTCGAGTACAGGATTCCGATCATCAACCAGGTGACGTTTGCCTTCTTCACCGACTTCAACATGACCTTCGATGTATGGCCCAACCAGCTTCGCCAGAGCATCGCCGGCCAGCAGGAGATGTCGAGCCCAATGTATGGCTGCCCGACGGTGGTCAATGGCGCCTGCTTTGGCGGGAAACAAGTCTCGTTCCCCAACCCGCTGCGCGTGGTGCCTGGAACCAACTACGTTCCCCGCATGTCCAATGGTGCGGAGCTCCAGGTCATTCTTCCTATCGTGAATGCTCCCTTCCGCATCTTCTATGCGTACAACTCGCTTCGCCTGTACAAGGATGTTCCCCAGGCGCTGGCGACCGATCCCGCAACGTTCCGAAGCTTCTTCCCCGACTCTGGCGCAGGCCAGTTCTCGTACCTCCAGGCGCTACAGTATTACGGCGCAGACTACACGCTGCGTGAGCCGAGAAAGACCTTCCGTCTGACGGTATCGACCACCTTCTAA
- a CDS encoding DsbA family protein yields MLNIARLVRPFLFVLLLAATGCHAQSSSTEGKLSPDLARRVEIMLRSKANLPPYYDVLIGPRAKSTVPGFDEITVTFSSDGKATRPMTFLLSTDGKTLAQFNKFDISKDPKEMVSADGRPARGGPENAPVVIVGFDDLECPFCAKMHAQIFPALQARYKDQVRIVYRDFPLVEIHPWAMRAAIDINCLAAQSHDGYWNVVDYIHAHSSEIGGSEKTVAKANETLDTLTREEGKRQKVNMTMLNACIEKQDDSVVRASMKIGSDLGVEATPALFINGERFEGALPIEYVYRVIDNALVAAGKTPPPPVPVPSPDASATTAGQPPARTSSE; encoded by the coding sequence GTGTTGAATATTGCCCGTCTGGTTCGCCCCTTCCTGTTTGTCCTGTTGCTGGCTGCCACAGGTTGTCATGCGCAGAGTTCTTCTACGGAAGGAAAGCTCTCTCCCGACCTCGCTCGTCGAGTGGAGATCATGCTTCGGTCCAAGGCGAATCTTCCGCCTTACTATGACGTCTTGATCGGACCACGCGCGAAGAGTACTGTGCCGGGTTTTGACGAGATCACGGTCACTTTTTCTTCAGATGGAAAGGCGACCCGGCCGATGACCTTCCTGCTCTCGACGGATGGAAAGACGCTGGCCCAGTTCAATAAATTCGATATCAGCAAAGACCCGAAGGAGATGGTCAGTGCGGATGGTCGGCCAGCCCGTGGAGGTCCGGAGAATGCGCCTGTGGTGATCGTAGGCTTTGACGATCTGGAGTGCCCATTCTGCGCAAAGATGCACGCTCAGATCTTCCCGGCTCTACAGGCGCGGTATAAGGACCAGGTGCGCATTGTCTACCGCGACTTCCCCTTGGTTGAGATTCACCCCTGGGCCATGCGCGCGGCGATCGACATCAACTGCCTTGCTGCACAGAGCCACGACGGATACTGGAACGTGGTCGACTACATTCATGCACACTCCTCCGAGATCGGGGGATCAGAAAAAACGGTAGCCAAAGCCAACGAAACTCTGGATACTTTGACCCGTGAGGAAGGCAAGCGTCAGAAGGTCAACATGACCATGTTGAATGCCTGCATCGAAAAGCAGGACGATTCGGTTGTGAGGGCATCCATGAAGATAGGGTCCGACCTTGGGGTAGAGGCAACCCCCGCGCTATTTATCAATGGCGAACGATTTGAAGGAGCGCTGCCGATCGAATATGTTTATCGGGTGATCGACAATGCGCTTGTTGCCGCAGGGAAAACGCCACCACCGCCTGTTCCTGTGCCTTCGCCGGATGCGTCGGCCACGACAGCAGGGCAGCCACCTGCCCGCACATCTAGCGAATAA
- a CDS encoding SurA N-terminal domain-containing protein, translating into MKKIWTSVVSATPMRCMARVSRPMALVMVTALVGCNHAHNADVMATVNGKAIMKAELDKSYQSQLGDTPQQQQPTREQADSLRLNVLRQLIDEEIVEQRAAKMNLTATNEEVDAKLTEMKAPYSEDQFNEKLKASNHTLDDVKHDIRRTLTINKLLSKEIDSKITVTDSDVSNYFNSHKAEFNLLETQYHLAQIQVTSVPSDQPGNLQNSKAMNDAEAKKKIQALKNRLDSGEDFAALAMNFSERPETSSSGGDIGFVAESQMKGDPAVYSAIMKLKPGQITDILPLLDAQTRKPAGYAIYKLISREPAGQRELSDPRVQQAIRQQLRDARSQLLKSAYFEMLRDQAKVENFYAEQIFKNEAH; encoded by the coding sequence GTGAAGAAAATCTGGACTTCAGTAGTGAGTGCGACTCCGATGCGTTGCATGGCCCGCGTGTCGCGCCCCATGGCCCTGGTTATGGTCACCGCGCTGGTGGGTTGCAACCATGCGCACAATGCCGATGTAATGGCGACGGTCAACGGCAAGGCAATCATGAAGGCCGAGCTGGATAAGTCCTATCAATCACAGCTTGGCGATACTCCGCAGCAGCAGCAGCCCACACGCGAACAAGCCGACTCGTTGCGGCTGAATGTTCTGCGGCAGCTCATCGATGAAGAGATTGTGGAACAGCGCGCCGCCAAGATGAACCTGACGGCGACCAATGAAGAGGTCGATGCCAAACTGACGGAGATGAAGGCCCCCTATTCCGAGGACCAGTTCAACGAAAAGCTGAAGGCCAGCAATCACACGTTGGACGACGTGAAGCACGACATCCGGCGGACTCTTACGATCAATAAGCTACTCTCAAAAGAGATCGACTCGAAGATTACTGTAACCGACAGCGATGTATCGAATTACTTCAATTCGCATAAGGCTGAGTTCAATCTTCTGGAGACTCAATATCATCTTGCGCAGATTCAGGTCACCAGCGTTCCTTCGGACCAGCCAGGCAATCTGCAGAACAGCAAGGCCATGAACGACGCCGAGGCTAAAAAGAAGATTCAGGCGCTGAAGAACAGACTTGATAGTGGAGAGGACTTTGCAGCCCTTGCGATGAACTTCTCTGAACGCCCGGAGACCTCCTCCAGTGGTGGAGACATCGGCTTCGTAGCCGAATCGCAGATGAAGGGTGACCCTGCAGTTTACAGCGCAATCATGAAGCTTAAACCCGGGCAGATCACCGATATTTTGCCCTTGCTCGATGCGCAGACGAGAAAGCCGGCAGGATATGCCATCTACAAGTTGATCTCGCGGGAACCTGCGGGCCAGCGCGAATTAAGTGATCCGCGCGTGCAGCAGGCCATTCGGCAGCAGCTTCGCGATGCTCGTTCACAGCTTCTGAAGAGCGCTTACTTTGAGATGTTGCGCGATCAGGCTAAGGTCGAGAACTTCTACGCCGAACAGATCTTCAAGAACGAAGCTCACTAA
- a CDS encoding LPS-assembly protein LptD yields the protein MALSHPQLRAQALSNQEPQASTVEASLPDGPSALENHYPDAIVLPASDDGSMVVIESSGPQTKTGNRYTLDGDVVITYKDRRIEADHIDYDSDTGELNANGHLKVSGGQNNESISASHGTMNMKTQTGRFFDVKGSVGLRPGARPIYDNGQPFLFEGKVVVKTGPQSYDVYGGSVTSCQMPNPDWQLFAGKFSIAEGKATARNSVFRVINIPLVYLPYVTHPVVGEQRQTGLLIPVIGESSTRGMILGEQIYVSLGRSADMTVGVEYFSKRGWQQSATFRYRGLGNNFVLAHYSALWDRGYVTGGQYVNQGGQDVVFSGRYDLSPQTRFVADLEYLSSYPYREAFTENFNQAVSSDILSIGYAVHNADGYAWSMRADRYQGLKGAATTTTPERQIRIFHSPSVDLFSTEHRLGESPLLWSVESSVASLKRVQPNFSTTGLTHRFDVHPKISLPLNAGGWHLRPSVAVRDTIYTRSRELRPNSSTPVESGEGINRGDVEVSVEARAPVLERTFTSPLVHKLFASDVKHTIEPIAAYHLVRGVDNFRRLLRFDDIDVVSNTNEVEYGVTQRLFLRQKSSESSEPCSEPKDDAAGSAAWTGAAAAGVMGGVSNGAASDAGYVGTQPGCGNREFLSWRLSQKYFLDPTFGGAIVTRSRNIFQTTLALSGIAFLTEPRNISPLISRLRWKTSDHFDVEWNFDLDTGAKKFTSNNVLVNFHEGQVFSGLSYARLNAPGRFNIAGFSSAVSDFSQLRILLGYGGPAKRGFGIAANTGLDLNSTQVQYGALQVQYNWDCCGLSVEYQKYQLGSVRNENAYRFNFTLANIGTAGNLRRAERLF from the coding sequence ATGGCTCTGAGTCATCCACAGTTACGGGCGCAGGCGTTGTCGAATCAGGAACCTCAGGCTTCAACGGTGGAGGCAAGCCTTCCGGATGGACCTAGCGCGCTTGAGAATCACTATCCCGATGCCATTGTCCTGCCCGCGTCAGACGATGGCTCCATGGTAGTGATCGAGAGCTCAGGCCCACAGACCAAGACCGGAAACCGGTACACGCTGGATGGCGATGTTGTCATCACGTACAAGGACCGCCGAATCGAAGCCGATCACATCGACTACGACAGCGATACGGGCGAACTGAATGCGAATGGGCATCTGAAAGTCTCAGGTGGTCAGAACAACGAGAGCATATCTGCCAGCCACGGAACCATGAACATGAAGACGCAGACGGGCCGCTTCTTCGATGTGAAGGGCTCCGTTGGCCTTCGCCCTGGGGCGAGACCTATCTATGACAACGGCCAGCCCTTCCTGTTTGAAGGTAAGGTAGTCGTTAAGACCGGACCACAGTCGTATGACGTGTATGGCGGTTCGGTGACTTCATGCCAGATGCCGAATCCGGACTGGCAGCTGTTTGCCGGTAAGTTCAGTATTGCCGAAGGGAAGGCGACTGCCAGAAACAGTGTCTTTCGCGTCATTAATATCCCTCTGGTTTATCTACCGTATGTGACGCATCCGGTTGTGGGGGAACAGCGGCAGACTGGCCTGCTGATTCCTGTGATCGGCGAGTCTTCGACCCGTGGCATGATCCTGGGAGAGCAGATCTACGTTTCCCTGGGCCGCAGCGCGGACATGACCGTCGGAGTGGAGTATTTCTCTAAACGTGGATGGCAGCAGTCGGCGACCTTCCGGTATCGCGGTTTGGGGAATAACTTTGTCCTGGCGCACTATAGTGCCCTATGGGATCGAGGGTATGTGACCGGCGGTCAATATGTGAACCAGGGTGGCCAGGATGTGGTTTTCTCTGGACGATATGATCTCAGCCCACAGACACGCTTTGTCGCCGATCTGGAGTATCTGAGCTCCTATCCGTATCGCGAGGCGTTCACGGAGAACTTCAACCAGGCGGTGTCGAGCGACATCCTGTCGATTGGCTATGCCGTGCATAATGCCGATGGCTATGCCTGGTCGATGCGTGCAGACCGTTACCAGGGACTGAAGGGAGCAGCCACAACAACCACTCCCGAGCGCCAGATCCGTATCTTCCACTCTCCATCGGTCGACCTGTTTAGCACTGAGCATAGACTGGGAGAATCGCCTCTCTTGTGGAGCGTTGAAAGTTCCGTTGCATCTCTGAAGCGCGTCCAGCCGAACTTCTCGACGACTGGCCTGACCCACCGGTTTGATGTCCATCCGAAGATCTCCCTCCCGCTCAACGCAGGGGGATGGCATCTGCGTCCTTCTGTTGCGGTGCGGGACACGATTTACACGAGAAGCAGAGAACTCCGGCCCAACTCCTCGACTCCAGTGGAAAGCGGAGAGGGAATCAATCGTGGCGATGTTGAGGTGAGCGTGGAGGCTCGGGCTCCCGTATTGGAACGGACATTTACTTCGCCCCTGGTCCACAAACTCTTTGCTTCGGATGTGAAGCACACCATCGAACCGATAGCAGCGTATCATCTGGTGCGCGGTGTCGATAACTTCCGGCGCCTGCTTCGTTTTGACGATATCGATGTGGTCAGCAATACCAACGAGGTGGAGTACGGAGTAACCCAGAGGTTATTCCTGCGACAGAAATCCAGCGAATCCAGCGAGCCATGTTCTGAGCCGAAAGACGATGCTGCCGGCAGCGCGGCCTGGACCGGGGCTGCCGCGGCAGGCGTCATGGGAGGCGTAAGTAATGGTGCTGCTTCCGACGCAGGGTATGTGGGGACTCAACCGGGTTGTGGTAACCGGGAGTTTCTCAGTTGGAGGCTCTCGCAGAAATACTTCCTCGATCCAACGTTCGGCGGCGCAATCGTTACGCGCAGTCGCAATATCTTCCAGACCACGTTGGCGCTCTCCGGAATTGCTTTTCTGACAGAACCGCGCAATATCTCTCCTCTGATCTCGCGCCTGCGGTGGAAGACCTCCGATCACTTCGATGTGGAGTGGAACTTCGACCTGGATACCGGTGCCAAGAAGTTCACCTCGAATAATGTGTTGGTGAACTTCCATGAGGGGCAGGTTTTTTCTGGTCTGAGCTACGCTCGGCTGAATGCTCCTGGCCGTTTCAACATTGCCGGATTTTCTTCGGCTGTATCGGATTTTTCGCAGCTCAGGATTTTGCTGGGTTATGGTGGTCCGGCAAAGCGGGGATTTGGAATCGCCGCCAATACGGGACTCGATCTGAACAGTACACAGGTCCAGTACGGAGCCCTGCAGGTGCAATATAACTGGGACTGTTGCGGATTGAGCGTGGAGTACCAGAAGTATCAGCTGGGATCGGTTAGAAATGAGAATGCCTACCGCTTTAACTTCACCCTGGCTAATATCGGAACAGCCGGAAACCTGCGCCGCGCCGAGAGGCTCTTCTAA
- a CDS encoding threonine dehydratase gives MKNGLPGLEEIRQAAELVYRTMPQTPQYRWPLLSERAGAEVWVKHENHSPVGAFKIRGGLVYMDWLQREHPEITTVVTATRGNHGQSIALAATRSGIRSVIVVPHGNSAEKNRAMRELGAELIEEGEDFQAALEYAVKLERENGWHWVPSYHRLLVTGVATAALEFLSSAPGLDTVYVPIGMGSGISGMIAVRNALGLRTKIVGVVSKHAPAFALSYAAGCVVEHPVATRIADGVACRKPDIAAVEVVREGTDRVLEVEDAEVEAAMRYYFADTHNVAEGAGAVGLAGLLQDRPHGGARVGTILGGGNVDSSVFAAVLAGAGRPHR, from the coding sequence ATGAAAAACGGATTGCCTGGCCTTGAAGAGATTCGTCAGGCGGCAGAGCTTGTGTATCGCACTATGCCGCAGACGCCACAGTACCGTTGGCCGCTCCTGAGCGAGCGTGCAGGAGCCGAAGTTTGGGTCAAGCACGAAAATCACTCTCCTGTCGGAGCCTTCAAGATTCGCGGCGGTCTGGTCTATATGGACTGGCTCCAACGCGAGCATCCGGAGATTACGACTGTCGTCACGGCAACGCGGGGCAATCATGGTCAGTCCATTGCGCTGGCTGCGACGCGCAGCGGGATTCGTTCCGTGATTGTGGTTCCTCATGGCAACAGCGCTGAGAAAAACCGTGCCATGCGCGAGCTGGGCGCGGAACTGATCGAAGAGGGCGAGGATTTCCAGGCCGCCCTTGAATACGCTGTAAAACTGGAGCGAGAAAACGGCTGGCACTGGGTCCCGAGCTATCACCGGCTCCTGGTGACGGGAGTCGCTACAGCCGCGCTTGAATTCCTTTCCTCGGCTCCTGGACTGGATACCGTGTATGTGCCCATCGGTATGGGGTCTGGCATCAGCGGCATGATCGCGGTTCGAAATGCCCTTGGATTGAGGACGAAGATCGTTGGCGTTGTCTCGAAGCATGCCCCGGCCTTTGCTCTGTCCTATGCGGCAGGATGTGTGGTCGAACATCCGGTGGCGACACGGATAGCCGATGGTGTGGCATGCAGGAAGCCGGATATTGCTGCGGTCGAGGTGGTCCGCGAGGGAACCGACCGCGTCCTTGAGGTGGAGGACGCCGAGGTGGAGGCAGCGATGCGGTATTACTTTGCAGATACCCACAACGTCGCCGAGGGAGCGGGCGCGGTGGGACTGGCTGGGCTGCTGCAGGACCGACCTCATGGCGGTGCTCGGGTTGGCACTATTCTAGGGGGCGGGAACGTGGACAGCAGCGTCTTTGCGGCGGTTCTGGCGGGCGCGGGCAGGCCGCATCGCTAA
- a CDS encoding RDD family protein — translation MSAERKIQTVEGAIAEAEAPQEPFVLRQQVAERLAAHRSRRPQTVESEQPSSEGRSRGRNSKIAAAVAERYAHSKSYRDFLAEEAERTVREAEEAARQAEAAAAIAARNAEAVAQAQFNLLAELDQYADETHPAPSLSRPSRQEGPRPVPQEDLTPELNFDVPAIPVPPVFTVRLANDLHLPASDAVKPVFRAHRAEEVLENDTVLADPSEFLSLDEEIAFRQDPTFDPIEPPVEIPGNLIEFPRQLVAPRKARPRLAEGPLREEIESSSLSQLRIFEVEAEQISQEPVAENSAPEWTSILLDAQPRSLATESAAAEIAFYAPVTEPYAAQHLQYSEETQHLYTTPLAVAPLDLRLMSAMVDGCIILAASVVFAAVAVLTATRLSPGPLHMPLTNAAISSVGAIVLLGFFYQMLFFTFSNSTPGMRYAHIGLCTFSDENPSRAAMRRRILSLALSSASLGLGVLWALLDEERLGWHDRISRMYQRSY, via the coding sequence ATGAGCGCGGAACGAAAGATACAAACCGTCGAAGGCGCCATCGCCGAAGCCGAGGCCCCACAGGAGCCATTCGTGCTACGTCAGCAGGTTGCAGAGCGCCTGGCTGCCCATCGCTCCCGGCGCCCGCAGACGGTCGAATCCGAACAGCCCAGCTCCGAGGGTAGGTCGCGAGGGCGAAACTCCAAAATTGCAGCCGCAGTTGCCGAACGTTATGCCCACTCCAAGAGCTACCGGGACTTTTTGGCCGAAGAAGCTGAGCGGACAGTTCGCGAGGCGGAAGAAGCCGCCCGGCAGGCAGAAGCGGCAGCCGCGATAGCGGCGCGAAACGCCGAAGCTGTCGCGCAGGCACAGTTCAACCTTCTGGCCGAATTGGATCAGTATGCAGATGAAACCCATCCTGCTCCATCTCTTTCTCGCCCTTCGCGGCAGGAGGGGCCTCGTCCTGTTCCGCAGGAAGACCTGACTCCGGAACTGAACTTCGATGTGCCGGCTATACCAGTTCCTCCGGTTTTTACGGTCCGTTTGGCCAACGATCTCCATCTGCCGGCCAGCGATGCAGTAAAACCGGTCTTCCGCGCTCATCGAGCGGAAGAGGTTCTGGAGAACGATACTGTTCTCGCTGATCCTTCGGAGTTTCTTTCCCTGGATGAAGAGATCGCATTCCGGCAGGATCCAACCTTTGACCCTATCGAGCCCCCCGTAGAGATCCCCGGAAATCTGATCGAGTTTCCGCGGCAGCTCGTGGCTCCACGCAAAGCGCGTCCCCGTCTGGCAGAGGGTCCTCTGCGCGAGGAGATCGAGTCTTCGTCGCTGTCTCAGCTCCGCATCTTTGAGGTGGAGGCCGAGCAGATCTCACAGGAGCCCGTCGCGGAGAACTCGGCGCCGGAGTGGACCTCCATCCTGTTGGATGCCCAGCCCCGCTCCCTCGCTACCGAATCAGCTGCTGCAGAAATCGCTTTCTACGCTCCAGTCACAGAACCCTATGCTGCGCAGCATCTCCAGTACTCCGAGGAGACGCAGCATCTTTATACAACACCTCTTGCGGTCGCTCCGCTCGATCTGCGCCTGATGTCCGCGATGGTGGATGGCTGCATTATCCTGGCGGCTTCTGTGGTTTTTGCGGCGGTCGCCGTCCTGACCGCGACCAGACTTTCTCCAGGCCCCCTGCATATGCCCCTGACCAATGCGGCAATCTCGTCCGTCGGAGCGATTGTGCTTCTGGGCTTCTTCTACCAGATGCTCTTCTTTACGTTCTCGAACTCTACGCCGGGGATGCGCTATGCCCACATCGGGCTCTGCACCTTCTCGGACGAGAACCCGTCGCGTGCAGCGATGCGCCGCCGCATCCTCTCCCTTGCGCTCTCCTCAGCATCGCTTGGGTTGGGAGTTCTGTGGGCGCTGCTCGATGAGGAACGTCTCGGCTGGCATGATCGCATCTCGCGTATGTACCAACGAAGCTATTAG